Sequence from the Pseudomonas sp. LS.1a genome:
CGAGCCTTCGCCGAGCCACTGATCCTGCGCATCGGCCATGCCTATCAACAGGTCAGCGACTGGCACACGCTACGGCCTGAGGGCTGGGAACTGGCAGACAAAGCGGTTGCATGAACAAACCTGTCATGCAGGCCAAGTCATACGTGGCGTCTGTTAACCAATACCCTGAAGGCAATACCGTGGGGTATGACCGGACAGTGACACTGAGTCGTGATTCAAAACTTGCGAATATTCCAGTGAGGTTCTCGGTTGGCTACCGTCGCGCGTTTACCAATAAGGGCGTTGTCCTGGTTAATGGGCAGCGTGCGCCAGTGGTAGGGAAAGTTGCCATGAATACCGTCATGGTGGACGTGACAGATATCCCGGCTGTGCGGGCTGGCGATCAGGTTGTGCTCTTGGGTAAACAAGGGGAGAGCAAGATCACCCAGGGTGAAATTGAAGCGCTCAGCGGAACCTTGCTGGTTGACCTTGCTACTGTTTGGGGGAGGAGCAATCCTCAAACCCTGGTGACGGATAAAACCTCTGATTAACCCGTAAGAGGGCGAGTCGCTACTGCGGTAATAACGCTCCACAGTAGCGACGTTTGGCAGTGATGCTTGCGGGTCACTGCCGCTCCTTGATCCCTGCGGGTATGGACACCGGGCCCAAGCTACTGCACCGGATCACTCACCGGCTTGGCAAAGATGGCCTTGAGTTCGCTGGTCATCGGGAACTCCAGGTTCAAGCCTTTAGGCGGAATCGGCTGTTGGAACCAGCGTTGGTAGATCCCGTTGATTTCCCCTGAACTGTAAAGTTCGCCCAGCGACGCGTTCACCAGCGCGAGGAACTGCGGGTCATCCTTGCGCACCATGCAGCTGTAGATTTCCCGCGACTGCTCTTCCCCGACCACCACCCAGTTGTGCGGGTCGCGGGCCTTGGCGCGTTCGCCGTAGAGCAGTGCATCATCCATGTAGAACGCCGCCGCCCGGCCGGACTGCAACATCTGGAAAGCTTCGCCATGGTCCTTGGCGCTGATCACGGACATGTCCATCTTGTTATCGACGTTGTAGCTCTTCAGGAAGCGTTCGTTGGTGGTGCCGGCGGTGGTCACCACATTCTTGCCGCGCAGGTCGGCGAAGTGCTTGATCCCGCTGTCCTTGGCCGTCAGCAACTGGCCTTTGACATAGATGAACCCATAGGAAAACGCCACCTGCTTCTGTCGCTCTGCGGTGACGCCGGTCGAGCCGCACTCCAGGTCGACGGTACCGTTCTGTACCAGCGGAATGCGGGTTTGCGATGTCACCAGGTTGTACTTCACCTTGAGCTGGGGCAAGGCCAGCTTCTGCTGCACCCGCTCGACGATCTTGTTCGCCAGATCTACCGAGTAGCCCATGGGTTGGCCCGAGTGATCGCCCACGTAGGAGAACGGCACTGAAGCATCGCGATAGCCCAGGGTGATGCTGTTGGCCTTGGCAATCTTGCTCAAGGTAGGCCCCAGCGCTGCTTCGTCAGCATGGGCCTGAGTGCCCAGCAACAGGGCGAGGGTGCAGCCGATCAACGTGATTTTTTGCATTGTTGTTCTCCGTTGCAGGTGAGGGGGTTAGCGACGTGCCGCGATGACGGTTATTTCCACCAGCACTTGCGGGCGCGCGAGTTCGGCCTGCAAGGTGGTGCGACTGGGTGCCTGGCCGGGCGACAGCCAGGCAGACCAGACGTCATTCATCGCCGCGAAATCTTTGCCGATGTCCTTCAGGTAAATGGTCGCGCTGAGCAGATGATCCTTGTCGCTGCCCGCCTCGGCCAACAATGCGTCGATCTTTTCCAGTACTTGGCGAGTCTGGCCGCCGACTTCGGTGGCGTCGTTCGGCACCTGGCCGGAGAGAAACACCAGGTCGCCAAAGGTCACGGCGCCGGACAAGCGTGGATTGGGCTGGATACGGTGGATGGTCATCGGGTGGTCCTTTCAAGGAGTGAGCGTTCAGGCCGCACGGGGCGTAAAACCGTGCAGGTCGATGGAGGGGCGGCGCTGGCCGATCAGTTCACTGAGTAATCGTGCACTGGCGCAGGCCAGGGTAAAGCCCAGCGCACCATGGCCAAGGTTCAGCCACAGGTTGCGATACGCCGTTGCGCCCAGCAGCGGCACGCCGCTAGGGGTGGCCGGACGCATGCCGGCCCATTCGATGGCGTAGTCATAATTACCGGCATTGGCGAAGGTCTCGCGGGCCTGGCGCTTGAGCAAGGCCAGGCGCTTGGGGTCCAGCGACGGGTCGAAACCGACAATGTCGACCATCGCCGCCACCCGCAACTGTTCGCCGATCCGGGCGTAGACGATCTTGCGGTCGTAGTCGGTGATGCTCAGGTCCGGCGCCCGGTGCTGGGCACCGATCGGAACTGTCAGGCTATAACCCTTGAGCGGGTACAGCGGCAGGTCGACACCCGGCAGTGCCAGCAAGGCACTGCGATGGCCGGCCGCGACGACCAGATGCTCCACTGGCAGCACCTCGTCGCCCAGTTCGATCGCACTCACCACGCCATGTGCATGGCGAATTCCGGACACCGCCTGGCCCAGGCGGAATTTGCAGCGTCCCGACGCCTTCAAGCGCGCCGCCAGTTGCTGGCAAAAGCCGTGGCAATCGCCGACTTCTTCATCCGGGGTATAGATGGCGCCGACAAAGGGCGCATCCGCCAGTGCCGGGTCCAGGCGGGTGCAGTCGGCGTGCGACAGCACCTGTTGTTGCTGGGGCGCGGCAAGGTTCTTGCGCGCATGTTCGAAGCTGCCGGCCTGGCGAAAGGTGACCAGCTTGCCGTTGCGCCGCCAATGGAAACCGCTCAGGCCATCTTCTTCACGCCAGGCTTGCAAGGTCGACTGGCTCAACAGCGCGAGGCGCAACAGGTGGCCTGCGTTGGCGCGGTTGACCGAGGAGCGGCAAGCCCCGAGGAATGAGGCCATCCAACGCCACTGTGCAGGATCGAAGCGCGGGCGCAATCTGAGCGGCGAGTCGCCACGCAGCATCCAGCCAATGGCCTGCAAGGGCACCCCGGCGTCGGCCAGCGGCGCCACGTAGCGATAGGACAGCTGGCCGCCGTTGGCGAAGCTGGTTTCACTGCCCAGCGAATCGCGCGCCTCGATCAGCGTCACGTCAAAGCCGTCGCGTACCAGTGCGTAAGCGGTTGACAGGCCAATGACGCCACCGCCGATGATGCATACATGCTGAGCCATGTCAGTCCTTGGTCGTTGTTGAAAACGAGCTTGAGGTTAGGGCCAGGTGACAGCTGGCGAAAAATGAATAAAGATCGCTGAGCCATAAACAAAGGTTATGGACTTGCCATGCGCCTTCGCCATATCGAGATTTTCCAGGCTATCCGCCAGACCGGTTCGGTCAGTGGTGCCGCACAGTTGCTGCACGTTTCCCAACCTGCCGTGACCAAGGTTCTGCAGCACGCCGAACAGCAACTGGGCTTTCCGTTGTTCCTGCGGGTGCGTGGCAAACTGCAGCCCACGCCCGAAGCGCTGGAGCTGGAGCGTGAGGTCGACAAAGTCACGGAGAGCCTGCAAGGCGTGCGACGCCTGGCGCAAAGCCTGCGTCGCGCGCCGGGCCACAGCCTGCGGATCGGTGCGACCCCGGCACTGGCCCTGTCGCTGCTGCCGCCGGCCATTCATGAGTGGACCCAGCGTTATCCGGACATCGCTTGCGAGCTGTCCAGCGCCCACAGTCGCGAACTGGTGCAGAACCTGTTGATGCGGGAGATCGATGTCGCCCTGACCCTGCAGCAGCCAGATCACCCTGCGCTCAAGGCTCAGGCGCTGGCCAGCGGGGTTCTGGTGGCATTGGCACCGGCCGGTTATTGGCCGCTGGAGGATGAAGGCAAGCCGCTGCCGTTGGCGGCACTGGCCGGCGCGCCCTTGATCGGGCTGTCCAGCGCCGACCCGCTGTCGGTGCGCCTCGACAGCTACCTCAAGGCGGTGGAGCCGCCGCCTCGGGTGAGCATTGCGGTGCAGACCTATTCACTGGCCAGGGCGATGGTCGAATCCGGTGCTGGGCTGGCGGTCATCGACCCCTTCACCGCCCTTGGCGCGGCGCCTGGGGCGACCGCGGTTCGTCCGCTGGCCCCGGCATTGCCGATCACCTTGTATGCGGTGACCCGCACGGCCGAACCGTCAGCGCATACACTGAGCGAGCTGCTGACGATTTTCAGCAGCCGTGCGCAGGGGCAACTGGATCGTTGGCGCTGATTGCAACCAAGCCCGGAAACGTTATTGGCATTCATGGAGGATTTTGATGGCACGTGTGGGTTTGATACTGACCCCAGGTTTTGCGGACTGGGAATATGCTTTCATTGCTGGAACTGCATCCCCGTTTTACGGGATCGATGTCAGGTTTTTCGCTTCTGCTACGGGGCAGTTCTGCTCGCAGGGCGGATTGGCTGTAACTGTCGATAGCGATTTGCAGCAATGTCTGGACTGGCAACCGGACGTTGTCGTCATCATTGGAGGGATGGTCTGGGAGCGTGCAGAGGCCCCGGACATCCGGGACTTTCTTCATGCCAGTCGTTCACGTGGGGCGACAATTGCCGGTATCTGTGGGGGAACGCTGGCACTTGCCAGGGCCGGGCTCCTCGACACGGTTCCTCATACTTCGAATAGCGCGGATTTCCTGCAACGGAATGCCGCAGGTTATGCAGGGAGCTTGCTTTATCGAAGCAGTCCGGTAGCTGTGGTTGCCGAACGTATCATTACTGCTCCAGGCCCTGCGCCCGTTAGCTTCACTTGTGCAGTGTTCGAAGGTGCCGGGTTACCTGCAGAGATCGTTTCTCAGTTCAGGTCAATGTTGGCAGCGGAACATGGGTGACCGCATCAACCTGAAAAGTTGCCGACCAGATGATGTGTTCGAGTCCTTGCCAGGTAGCGGATGGGCACGATCAGCTGTATCCAGAAAGCCCATCAGTGTTCGAGTTGAAAGGAATCAGAGCCTTGTTGAAGCTGAACCCATTGGTGCCCGAGCTGATCGTTTCGGATCTGTCGCGCAGCCTGGCATTTTACTGCGGCGTAC
This genomic interval carries:
- a CDS encoding transporter substrate-binding domain-containing protein, with protein sequence MQKITLIGCTLALLLGTQAHADEAALGPTLSKIAKANSITLGYRDASVPFSYVGDHSGQPMGYSVDLANKIVERVQQKLALPQLKVKYNLVTSQTRIPLVQNGTVDLECGSTGVTAERQKQVAFSYGFIYVKGQLLTAKDSGIKHFADLRGKNVVTTAGTTNERFLKSYNVDNKMDMSVISAKDHGEAFQMLQSGRAAAFYMDDALLYGERAKARDPHNWVVVGEEQSREIYSCMVRKDDPQFLALVNASLGELYSSGEINGIYQRWFQQPIPPKGLNLEFPMTSELKAIFAKPVSDPVQ
- a CDS encoding RidA family protein; this translates as MTIHRIQPNPRLSGAVTFGDLVFLSGQVPNDATEVGGQTRQVLEKIDALLAEAGSDKDHLLSATIYLKDIGKDFAAMNDVWSAWLSPGQAPSRTTLQAELARPQVLVEITVIAARR
- a CDS encoding D-amino acid dehydrogenase, with the translated sequence MAQHVCIIGGGVIGLSTAYALVRDGFDVTLIEARDSLGSETSFANGGQLSYRYVAPLADAGVPLQAIGWMLRGDSPLRLRPRFDPAQWRWMASFLGACRSSVNRANAGHLLRLALLSQSTLQAWREEDGLSGFHWRRNGKLVTFRQAGSFEHARKNLAAPQQQQVLSHADCTRLDPALADAPFVGAIYTPDEEVGDCHGFCQQLAARLKASGRCKFRLGQAVSGIRHAHGVVSAIELGDEVLPVEHLVVAAGHRSALLALPGVDLPLYPLKGYSLTVPIGAQHRAPDLSITDYDRKIVYARIGEQLRVAAMVDIVGFDPSLDPKRLALLKRQARETFANAGNYDYAIEWAGMRPATPSGVPLLGATAYRNLWLNLGHGALGFTLACASARLLSELIGQRRPSIDLHGFTPRAA
- a CDS encoding LysR family transcriptional regulator, with product MRLRHIEIFQAIRQTGSVSGAAQLLHVSQPAVTKVLQHAEQQLGFPLFLRVRGKLQPTPEALELEREVDKVTESLQGVRRLAQSLRRAPGHSLRIGATPALALSLLPPAIHEWTQRYPDIACELSSAHSRELVQNLLMREIDVALTLQQPDHPALKAQALASGVLVALAPAGYWPLEDEGKPLPLAALAGAPLIGLSSADPLSVRLDSYLKAVEPPPRVSIAVQTYSLARAMVESGAGLAVIDPFTALGAAPGATAVRPLAPALPITLYAVTRTAEPSAHTLSELLTIFSSRAQGQLDRWR
- a CDS encoding DJ-1/PfpI family protein, which translates into the protein MARVGLILTPGFADWEYAFIAGTASPFYGIDVRFFASATGQFCSQGGLAVTVDSDLQQCLDWQPDVVVIIGGMVWERAEAPDIRDFLHASRSRGATIAGICGGTLALARAGLLDTVPHTSNSADFLQRNAAGYAGSLLYRSSPVAVVAERIITAPGPAPVSFTCAVFEGAGLPAEIVSQFRSMLAAEHG